The DNA segment GCCACCGGTTCCACGGCAAAGCGATTCTTGATGGCCGCGCAGATGCCCACGGTGCCGGGTTTTTTACGCCGCGGACGGCGGACGATACTGCCGTTTTTTTCTTCGTAGTCCTCGTAGGCCTGGTGATAGGTCACGTTGATGAACTCCGGGGACATGGGCATGAGGCTGTCGATGTTGTGAAACAACTCGTCAATGCTTTGCCCCCGGTCCGGCGGGGTGATTTCAAGTGACAGCAGGGGTCGATCCCCGTTTTGCAGCCTTTCCGTAACTCGTGTCATGGTTGATCTCCCTTGGCAATGCATGGCGGTGCGGGGGGTGCGGGAGGAAAAAAGCGCTTGTGGATGGCCTGGAGGCATCGGCCCGCCTGGTTCCCGGGAACAACCAGGCACACGGACGCGGCAGCGCCGCCGGGGGTGATGCCTTCCAGGGTGATACCGGCGGTGGCGAGGGCGTCCATCAGCTGGGCCAATCCACGCGCATGGTGCAAGGCCTGGCCCACCACGGCCACCAGCGTGCGGTCGTCTCGGGAGTTTAAAAGGCGGATTGTGGGATCGATGCTTGCAGCCAGGGCCCGACGCACGCTGCGGGCATCCGCGGAGGGCATGAGCAGGGTGATGCGGTCCCGGGCCGTGACCAGGGAGGTGATGCGCGCTGAAGGTACGCCGGGGATCTCTTCCAGACGTGCCAGTAAGCGATGCAATTTGCCCGGGGTCGCGGCCAATTGCAGCATGGTTGAGCCCGGATGGCATGTGATGCCGCATATCTTGTCTGTGTTGTCTTTTGTGGCTGACGAAATTTCCGTTCCCGCCAGTCCGGGCTTGCGGAAATTGCGGACGCGCACTCGCGTGCGGCTGTTTTCCAGCGGATCCAGGGTTAAGGGATGCAGGATATCGGCGCCGAAATGGGTGAGTTCTTTCACTTCTTCCCATGTCAGGCGTTCTATTGAACGGGCATCCCCGCCGTATGCCGGGTCCATGGTCATGATGCCGTCTACGCCCTTCCAGATCACCAGCTCCCGGGCATCCAGCGCGCAGGCCACCGCGCCGGCCGTGTAGTCAGACGCATTTCGCCCGAAAAGGGCCGTGGTCCCATCCGGAGCACGCCCGAAAAATCCGGTTATGACAGGCATTCTGCCCGATTTGATCAGGGGAGGCAGGTTGCGGCGCAACTTGCGACGGGTTCGGGTCAGATCGATACGGGCGTTGGTTCCCGGCCGATCCGCGGTGATACCGCAATGACGGGCGTCACAGGCTGTTGCCGGAACGTTTCGCGTCTCCAACGCCGCGCACATCAGGACGCAGGAAAGTTCTTCGCCGTAACTCAGAACCCGGGCCCGGATCGAGGGCGGAACTTCGCCGATGCAGCTGATCCCCCGCAAAAGTTGTTCCAGGCCTTTGAGCAACTGGTCAATGCGGTTAAAACCGTTTTGGGTTTGCCCTTGCCGGGATGTCAGCGCCTGCATGCAGTCGCGGTGGCGTTGACTCAGGTTTCGGAACAGGCCGAGCGGGAAGCGATTGCGCCTGGCTGTGCGGTCCAGGATTTGCACCAGGGTATCGGTCACCCCGCCCAGGGCCGACACCACCACCACGGTAGTTGGGCCTTTTGTCAACGCTGCGGCCCGCAACAGGTCCGCAGAGTTTCCCAGGCAACCGCCTCCGAATTTCATGACCCGCATGGTTCACCTCCCGCCGCCTGGAAAGGAATCAGGTTGATTTTTGCGGCCAATTCAGCGTTGAGAACCGAAGTGC comes from the Candidatus Aminicenantes bacterium genome and includes:
- a CDS encoding aspartate kinase, with the translated sequence MRVMKFGGGCLGNSADLLRAAALTKGPTTVVVVSALGGVTDTLVQILDRTARRNRFPLGLFRNLSQRHRDCMQALTSRQGQTQNGFNRIDQLLKGLEQLLRGISCIGEVPPSIRARVLSYGEELSCVLMCAALETRNVPATACDARHCGITADRPGTNARIDLTRTRRKLRRNLPPLIKSGRMPVITGFFGRAPDGTTALFGRNASDYTAGAVACALDARELVIWKGVDGIMTMDPAYGGDARSIERLTWEEVKELTHFGADILHPLTLDPLENSRTRVRVRNFRKPGLAGTEISSATKDNTDKICGITCHPGSTMLQLAATPGKLHRLLARLEEIPGVPSARITSLVTARDRITLLMPSADARSVRRALAASIDPTIRLLNSRDDRTLVAVVGQALHHARGLAQLMDALATAGITLEGITPGGAAASVCLVVPGNQAGRCLQAIHKRFFPPAPPAPPCIAKGDQP